The nucleotide sequence TGCCCAACTGGACCATGGGCGAGTGGACCAAGGAAGAATCCAAAGCCCTGCGCGACGCCGTCCACGGCGGCGTGAACCTTGGTGGTTTCCACGGGGGTCTGGGCGACGCCTTCCGCGGCGACGTGGAATTCAAGTGGATGGTTGGTGGCATGTTCGTCGCCCACCCCTACATCGGTGACTACGACATCACCGTGACCGATCCCGAACACGTGATCATGCAGGGTATCCCGACCGAGTTTCCCTACACCTCCGAACAATACTACATGCTGATGGATCCAGGCGTGCACGTCCTCGCCGAGACCCTCTACGTGTATGAAGGTAAATCCGTCCCCATGCCGATCGCATGGGTAAAACAATGGGGCAAGGGCCGCGTCTTCTACGCCGCCCTCGGCCACGAACTCGCCGAATTCGACCGTTGCCCCGCCGCCCTCGACCTCACCGTCCGCGGCCTCCGCTGGGCCGCCGGCGACCTGGCCTGAAAATTAACCACGAAATACACTAAAAACACGAAAGGGCCTCGCCGCTCGAACCATGTGAACCCAACGGCGATACGGCGCGGCCAAACCAGGATACAAGCCGACGCAATCTCCCGAAACTTTCGTGTGTTTCGTGTATTTCGTGGTCTCTCCCTTTCATCCCTATTCCCATGTCTGATACCCTTAAAGTCGGCCTCATTGGCTGCGGTAAAATCTCCGGCGCCTACTTTGAAGGCTGCCAAAATTATCCCATCATCGAGCTCACCGCCTGCGCCGATCTCAATGTCGACCTGGCGCGCAAAACCGCCACCGACCACGGGCTCGCATTCGGCGGTTCGACCGAGGACCTGATCGCCCGCGACGACGTCGACTTGATCGTCAACCTCACCATCCCGGCCGCGCACACCGCGATCAACCACGCCGCCCTCGCCGCCGGTAAACACGTCTACTGCGAGAAACCCTTCGCACTCACGGCGTCGGAGACCGCCGCCCTCGTCAGCCAAGCGGCCACTGCGAACCTCCGCCTCGGCAGCGCTCCCGACACGTTTCTCGGCGCGGGCCTGCAGACCGCCCGCAAGCTCATCGACGACGGGGTCATCGGCACCCCTGTTGCCGCCACGGCCTTCATGCTTTGCCCCGGTCACGAGACGTGGCATCCGAATCCGGATTTCTACTACAAGTTTGGCGGCGGTCCGATGTTCGACATGGGCCCGTATTAC is from Synoicihabitans lomoniglobus and encodes:
- a CDS encoding ThuA domain-containing protein; translated protein: MKRALFISGGWAGHIPEAFTARYVAELSKHGFECQCETETACLTRLDLSAFDLIVPNWTMGEWTKEESKALRDAVHGGVNLGGFHGGLGDAFRGDVEFKWMVGGMFVAHPYIGDYDITVTDPEHVIMQGIPTEFPYTSEQYYMLMDPGVHVLAETLYVYEGKSVPMPIAWVKQWGKGRVFYAALGHELAEFDRCPAALDLTVRGLRWAAGDLA